Below is a genomic region from Bacteroidales bacterium.
CCCTTAGCATAGGCTCTCCGCTGCCGGAAGACTTCGATTTAAATTGCAGGGTATAAGCTTGCAAAAATTAATCTTCCATTTTCATGACTTAATTTTTTCGAAATAGGCAAACTCAAATTCTTTAACCAGCGACAAATCTTCAGATTTTGTGGCTTGATAACCCTCAACCAATTTCAACATCAATTGGTCTTTCTCCCAAACTTCGGCCAAATCCTGATTATCCATATTCATCTGCTCCATGCGGAATTTTATTGCTTCAATCGGATCAGGGGCTTCAATCGGAAAGTATTCATCTTCATATTTTTCAATTAAAAGCACCAACAATTCTGCTTCATCACCTTAAGGCGAATTTGCCGGGGCATCAAAAATTGCCTCAAGTCTTTTAAAAGCCTGGTTATATTCTTCCTCTGTTTTAAACACTTTCATAGCTTTTACTTTTTAGATTTTATCAGCATCAAGTAAGCCAGAGGTTACTTTTATAGGATTTGCAGACCTTTGATTCTTTGAAAATGCTTTTTATTGGATGATAGAATTGGCAGCTTGTGAATCATGCAGGTGGAAGCAATAAAAATATCACGGAATTCGATCATATTATTCGATTTCCTTAGATCGTGATAAATTTTGGAGGCACGAATACTGACTTCTTCATCAAAAGGAAGAATTATCGTATCGTCAGTTAATAGGTGAACATCTTGCGTTTTTTGTTTATCCGTTGCACCAATTAAAAGTTCATACAATGTAACTGAAGAAATGCAAATTCTCAGATTATCAGAAATTGTATATAAAACTGTATTTCTTTTATCCTTCGCTCTCAGATAATCAATAAAAATACTTGTATCAACTACCACTCCTGAGCTTTCCATTGATTAAAATTTTGCTGGTTTTGAATCATTAAATCAACATCTGCATCGCTCCAAACCGATACCTCTAAAATTTTCTTTTTGTAATCAGATTGTACCGAATCTTGCGATTTTAATTCTTTCGACAATAAGAACTCAATAAAATCGAGTACCTGTTTTCTTGCATCCGGTTCCAATAAATTGAACTTAAGTGTTAAATCGTTCATAATCTTTGTTTTTACAAAAATATTGAAAATATTAAAAATGCAATCCAATTTCTTAGATTGGCATTTTCGATAACCTTAAATCCGCAATCTCATCCTTTACTTCTGAAAGTCACGGGGTGACTCTTTTCTTGGTGAACCTGCGATAGTAATGAAAATCAGAAAGTCACCCCGTGACTGCAGATTTAAGGGATAGCAATTTTTTTCGTTTGGAATTTTTCAAACGAATCAATCCGTGGCAAAACCTTCGAGAGGCGGCCAAATTTGCAATGAGTAAAAATCACCAATTGCAAATTTCCGCCTTGCATTTCCTCTCATCTCATGGACGGAGCAGTTTACTTTACCTCTTCCTGAAAAACGTCCTTCTGGGTCGGATGTCTGCACTGTCTTGCCTCAGTTCCCGGTTAGTGTTTCCGGGCTTTGAGATGGTAGCTGCCGCGTGAGGATTTTTTTCGATGGCCGCGAAGCCCTCCATCTGCCTCACCTCTATGGAGGAGGGCAGCAACTTGTTGATGTCTTTCAGGCTGCCGCGCTCATCGGATGAGCAGAACGAAATGGCGGTTCCCTTCAGTCCGGCGCGGGCTGTACGGCCAATGCGGTGGATGTAGGTTTCGGGCACTTCGGGGAGCTCATAATTAATTACGTGTGAAAGTCGTTCTACGTCAATGCCACGTGAGGCAATATCGGTGGCAACCAGCACTTTGATTGTGCGGTTTTTGAAACCGGTCAAAGCCCGCTGCCTGGCCTGCTGCGATTTGTTTCCGTGAATGGCTTCGGCAGTGATGCCAACTTTGTTCAGGTCCTGTGCTACGCGGTTTGCCCCGTGTTTGGTTCGGGTAAAGATCAGCACGGTCTCGATTTCGTCGGATTGCAAAACCTGGTGCAGCAGCGCTTTTTTGCCGGCTTTTTCTACATAATACACCGACTGGTTGATGCCTTCTGCGGGCGTGGAAGCTGGAACGGCGTTGATCATCACCGGATTGTGAAGCAGGCTGCTGGCCAGCGCCCTGATTTCTGGTGGAATAGTAGCTGTAAAAAATCCGGTTTGCCTGCGGGCAGGGAGTTTGGCAATGATGCGTTTGATGTCCGGAGCAAAACCCATGTCGAGCATGCGGTCGGCTTCGTCGAGGATAAAAAATTCAACGCGGTCGAGGCGGATAAATCCCTGGTTCATCAGGTCGAGCAGACGACCGGGAGTAGCAATCAGGATATCAACCCCTCTGCGAAGAATGGTTGTTTGGGGAAGCTGTGAAACGCCGCCATAAACCACGGTGTGTCTTAATTTCAGCCCTTTGCCGTAGTCGCTGAAGCTGTCGCTGATCTGGATGGCCAGTTCACGCGTGGGCGCCACAACCAGCGCCCTGATTCCGCCAGAGCGGCTATCAGTTGACGAAAGCGAGAGATTCTGAAGAATGGGAATGGCAAAAGCTGCCGTTTTCCCGGTGCCCGTCTGGGCTGTGCCAAATACGTCGGCGCCTTTTAAAAATTGTGGAATTACCTTTTCCTGTATGGGAGTGGGTGCGATGTAACCCATTTGTTTGAGCGCCTGGGTTATAGGCGCGATGATGTTCAGATTTTCGAATGTCATAAAAATTAGTTAAAGTGTAAGCAGCCGCTTAGCAACCGTGCTTCTTCGGTTAGTCCTGAGTTGAATGTTGAAGTGATCGTGAAATAACAAGGGGATGAATGGCAGGGAAGGGATAAATCTATAAATTGATTGTCAGCTACTTTTTAATAAAGTGCAAAGAACGGTATTATAAACGGATAATGGGTGAAAAAGTTTTGTCAGGGTAAGAAAGATAGCAATTAGAGTGTCATAGGGAGTTTAAAATCAAAAGGTTAAACATTTATTGTAGATTTGGTTTATCATTTAAAGTATTCATGGTAGACAAATTGAATTTGCTAATGTCTGTTTGTTACGAAAATTTCATTTTCATTCGCTAAAATTAATTAGTGAAAAATATTTGTTTCAACGTTTGTTTCTCGGTCAAGTTTTCAATCTTCGGACTGGCTCTAAATTTTACTGTACCTTATCATGAGGCTGTCTTAAAAGTCTTTCATTTGGATTTTCAACGTTTTTTAACCCTTGATCCCTTCCCAAAGGGATGCCTTTGACAAAAGGGAAAACGTTGAAAATCAGGCTCCCTTTAGGGTCGGGGTGCTCCTGATTTTCAACGGTTCGGGTTAAATCTATACTTTTGAGACAGCCTCTTTATTTTTAATATCTCAATCTATAACTACTAATTGCGTTCCTTTGTATGAAGAGAAAATTTGATTTTTAATCAAAAGCCAATTTCATGAAAAAAACAGTTTTACCAGTTTTACTCGCAACAATCTGGATCAGCATTTCAGAATTTGTGCGCAATGAGTTTTTAGTGAAATCTTACTGGACCGGCCACTATGAGCAGCTTGGTCTTGTTTTTCCATCCGAACCTCTCAATGGCGCCATCTGGGGTTTATGGTCGCTGCTGTTTGCCATCGCCATTTTCGTCATTTCCAAGAAATTCTCCCTTGTCCAAACCACGCTTTTAACCTGGTTTGTTGGGTTTTTGCTGATGTGGGTGGTCATTGGAAATATGGGGTTCCTGCCGGAAGGGATATTGTTTTTTGCTGTTCCGCTCAGCTTGCTTGAAGCGTTTGTTGCTGTGCTGATTATCAGGAAATTGTCTTAGAGAGTCTAAAGTGCCCCAGGATCAAAGAGTTGTAAGTATTGAACAATTTGCCTTCGTGAGTTTTTCCAATCTCAATACCTGACAGTGTGCGAAGGTCCTAGCAGGTTTTTTCAATTTTTTTGTTTAGCCTTTAAACAAAATATCTAAACAAATGTTAGTTGCTTTAAGGTAAAGATAATTTTCGTGTCTTGCTTTTTGAACCAAATTAGGTAAATGACAACTGAAAAACTCATTAATTTATTAATCAACATCTTAATCATTATAAACCAACTTAACTGTCATGAAAACTTTAATCAACTTATTCCTTTTTGTGCTGCTTTCGATGCCTATTTTTGCACAGCAGATAATTTTGGGAGAGCGTACACTTGAGAAAATCCAGAACGAGCGACTAAAAGTTTTGGAAAATTATAGCAAGAATTCGCCTTTGGTTGAATCCACAAAATTTTTAGCGCAGCCATTGCCAATACCCTATTCTTACCACGAAACCAGCCAGGTGTTGTCGTGGGACAATGGCAATTTCTACACTGCCCTTGGTAGCTATAATGCTTTGGATCTGGATGTGGCAATCCGTTTCGAACCATTAGATTTACAAAATGTTTCAGGTTACTTTTTAACAGCTATTCAGGTATTTGCTTACGACGAAATGAATTTTACCTTAAAGGTGTGGCAGGGACCTGTTGGCAATAATACTGAAATTTATGCTCAGGATGTGAACGAATTTATCATTGGTGAATTGAACACATTTGAACTCGACACCCCTGTTGCCATTGATGTAACCCAGGAATTCTGGATTGGTTTCAGCGCATCAGTTGAGGCCGGTTTTTATCCTCTTGGAATTGATGAAGGGCCTGCAGTGCAATTTAAAGGGGATATGATCAGGCTTGCCGGCGGTGAATGGGAATCATTATCTCAAAGTTACGGGATTAATTTTAACTGGATCGTTCGTGGGTTTGCCGAAATACTTGCTGATCCACAGTCGCCTGCAAGCCCCGGGAACGTGAGCGCAGAGGCTGCTCCTGAAGGCGGTTTAAGCGCCTCAATCAGTTGGGTTAACCCTTCAGAAACTTTTGGTGGCGACCCGCTCACCGAATTGACCGAAATCTTCATCGAGCGCAACAACGAGGTAATTGCTACCATTGAAGATCCTGAAATTGGAAGTCTGGCTTCTTTTGAGGATAATACTATCGCCGAATCAGGCATTTATTTTTATAAAATCTATGGCGTGAACAGTTTCGGCAATGGTGCGCAGGGTTCAGTGACTGACTACATCGGTACAGATATTCCGACAGCACCCGGCAATGCACAGCTCGAAGTGACGGGCAATGACGGTTTTGTAACCTGGAATGCTCCAACGCAGGGAATCAATGGAGGTTATATTGATGAAGCAGAGCTTTTTTACACCGTAGAACGCCTCCCCGGTAATGTAGTTGTTGCACAAAACTTAGCCGTAACTGAATTTCTTGATACGCAGATTCCAGGTCCGGGAAACTATTTCTATCAAATTACTGCAGCCAATTACATTGGCGAAGGCGGAACTGCCGCCACCAATGTGGCCGTGCTTGGTGTAGATGGATACTTAATGTACGAGATGTTTGATTATCCCTATGGACAACTTCCCCCTGGCTGGACACTAACAGGTACCCAGGTGGGATGGTCAGTCAGTGTAACTCCTTTTGCAGGAGGTGAGCCTAACGAATTGCGGCTTTATTGGGCGCCGGTGCTAAATGGCAGCAGTCGCCTGGTAACTTATCCGATAAGCACTGGAGACATGGATTTTTATCGTTTTAAATTCAAGCAAATGTTTGAACTCTATCCCGGTTATTCAAGCGATGATTTACTTGGAATTGATATTACATTTGATGATGGTGAAACCTGGGAAACCTTATGGGAATATGTTACCATCACTAATATTCCGGCAGATGAATTTCAGCTTCCGATTTCCGTTCCTCAGGGAGCAAATACCATGCATCTTGGATTCCGCTTTGAGGGAAATACGTTTAATATTGAGAATTGGGCGCTTGATGATATGATCATAGAGCCTGTTCTGGAAAATGACCTTGAAGGCCTTTCAATTGATGGTTCAACCACTTTATCAGAGGGCTTTGCATCTACCTTTGTCGTGAATATTCGCAACAACGGATCGGTTTCTCAAGATAATTACGCAGTAAAATTGATGAAAAATGGAACTGAAGAATTAGCTTCAGTTTCCGGAAATCTGATAGCTCCTGCCGAGGTGCAATCTTATGAATTTAGCTGGACTCCTGCAGCTGGCGATGTTGGTAATGTATCGCTTTCGGGTTATGTG
It encodes:
- a CDS encoding type II toxin-antitoxin system VapC family toxin, which produces MESSGVVVDTSIFIDYLRAKDKRNTVLYTISDNLRICISSVTLYELLIGATDKQKTQDVHLLTDDTIILPFDEEVSIRASKIYHDLRKSNNMIEFRDIFIASTCMIHKLPILSSNKKHFQRIKGLQIL
- a CDS encoding DEAD/DEAH box helicase gives rise to the protein MTFENLNIIAPITQALKQMGYIAPTPIQEKVIPQFLKGADVFGTAQTGTGKTAAFAIPILQNLSLSSTDSRSGGIRALVVAPTRELAIQISDSFSDYGKGLKLRHTVVYGGVSQLPQTTILRRGVDILIATPGRLLDLMNQGFIRLDRVEFFILDEADRMLDMGFAPDIKRIIAKLPARRQTGFFTATIPPEIRALASSLLHNPVMINAVPASTPAEGINQSVYYVEKAGKKALLHQVLQSDEIETVLIFTRTKHGANRVAQDLNKVGITAEAIHGNKSQQARQRALTGFKNRTIKVLVATDIASRGIDVERLSHVINYELPEVPETYIHRIGRTARAGLKGTAISFCSSDERGSLKDINKLLPSSIEVRQMEGFAAIEKNPHAAATISKPGNTNRELRQDSADIRPRRTFFRKR